TAAGACTTCCCTTGCTTCTGTGCTTCCGTTGCTATGATGGCATTCCCCTCCACATGCTCGTTGCCATGGTAACGGCCCCTTCTACACGCTCGTTACCATGGTAACGCTCCCCCACGCGCTCATTGCCATGGTAACGCTCCCCCCACACGCTCGTTGCCACGGTAACGTCCCCCTCCACATGCTCGTTACCATGGTAACGTCCCCTTCTACACGCTCGTTGCCATGGTAACGCTCCCACTCTACGATCGTTACTATGGTAACGTCTAACTACAAGTTTCCCTTACTAGAGTAATAACCCCACTACCTACTTCTATCCCTACTAAGAATTTGTACTTTAcatagtttaatttattttaatgataacaatggcgaagaataatttattagttctATAGTTTTGTTCCATAATTTTTCAGCTAAACTTGGACTCATTGCTCGTAGTGCCGGTGTTGTAACGTCACAGTTACtgaaaacatattttatatatatatgaataagtatattatgtgggtactcattcaaAAGCGTATTCAATTTCtgatatattgatatataaatatgtatatatacatacataaataaatatatcatgtgggtactcattcaaAAGGGTATTCAATTTCTGATataatgatatataaatatgtatctatacatatacaaataaatatatcatgtgggtactcattcaaaagggtatttaatttctgatccaatgatatataaatatgtatatatacatatataaataaatatatcatgtgggtactcattcaaAAGCGTATTCAATTTCTGATataatgatatataaatatgtatctatacatatacaaataaatatatcatgtgggtactcattcaaaagggtatttaatttctgatccaatgatatataaatatgtatatatacatatataaataaatatatcatgtgggtactcattcaaaagggtatttaatttctgatatattgatatataaatatgtatatatacatatacaaataaatatatcatgtgggtactcattcaaAAGCGTATTCAATTTctgatatattaatatataaatatgtatatatacatatacaaataaatatatcatgtgggtactcattcaaAAGCGTATTCAATTTCTGATATattgatgtatatatatatatgaaatgataaatataaatacatgtaATAAAGACCGGTTTGATGAGCAACTAGTGGACTGGTGGCACAGTAGATAGTAGTACCAGCAccttgtttgttattttttaaaattggctCTATTAGAGCGGTCAATGAagatgggaaaaatttatccaAAAGTTCAGTTTTCACAAGAGATGGATCGACATCGTAGACGTGGATAttcgttaaattattttctgttaaataaataaaatatattatctataaaatgaaattattactattatttgaaaaatctacTACTCCAAGTATCGATAGATTGAACTGTATCGATTACTCGAAAATTtggtacataaatttttttagttaatcgattgaataaataatattttactttgtaattTACGTGTTAACTCTTGTGTGAACAACGAAATCGATAATTTACTTTGCGAGTACGCAAATACTGTACTGAATGGATTTTCTGTATTCAAATCGTCAAAATTTATGACTccaactgaaaaaaatttttttatcaattctattctttatatatatataaataaatgtgtgtgtataaatttactataatgTGAGAGCGaagtcaaattaataattcgcGCTTCATTAGATTTTGCTAGAGCaggcaacaataataatgtgaATAGAAATGGCGACAAATAATTGGTCTGCAAATGAGTTTCGTATCCGTCAattgatttcataaatttatcaacgACGATACCAGCGTTGTTTATcaatatatcgattttttcATAGTCATTGACTATTTTTTCCGCACAGTTGCGGACACTTTCGAAATTATTTAGGTCTAATTGGTAAATTATGAGATCGGCGGTtctgaaaattataagaatttatttttgttgatgtattgaattttattaatttaacttacgggttatttgattttttaatatcttcaaCGGCTCGTTGAGCTTTGGTGATATTACGTGATGGTATTATTACTTTTGcacctaaaaataataacatttaaaaaatactaatggCCGCTAGAATATAAATACTAGTCGTTAAAAGAACTAATCATCGATAGTAAATATACTAACTATTAAAAGTACTCATCAccattagtgaaaatcactaaccatattaattagtaaaaatactAGTCATggctaataaaaatactaatcaTTAAAAGAACTAATCATCGATagtaaaaatactaattattaaaagaacTAATCAACGTTAGTGAAAATCATTAACCACGCTAATTAGTGAAAGTACTAATCATCgccaataaaaatactaatcgTTAAAAGAACTAGTCACAGCTAATAACAAATGCTGATTATTAAAAGTACTAATCATcgctaataaaaatactaatcaTTAAAAGAACTAATTAtagctgataaaaaatactgatGATTAAAAAGACTAATCAAcgttagtaaaaaatattatccaTACTAATTATTAAAGGTACTGATCGCCGTTAGTAAAAACTACTAGCTATACAAATTAGTAAAAGTACTAATCATCgccaataaaaatactaatcaTTAAAAGAACTAATCATCGATAGTAAAAATACTAACTATTAAAAGTACTAATCACcgttagtgaaaatcactaacCATACTAATTAGTGAAAGTACTAATCATCgccaataaaaatactaatcgTTAAAAGAACTAGTCACAGCTAATAACAAATGCTGATTATTAAAAGTACTAATCATcgctaataaaaatactaatcaTTAAAAGAACTAATTAtagctgataaaaaatactgatGATTAAAAAGACTAATCAAcgttagtaaaaaatattatccaTACTAATTATTAAAGGTACTGATCGCCGTTAGTAAAAACTACTAGCTATACAAATTAGTAAAAGTACTAATCATCgccaataaaaatactaatcaTTAAAAGAACTAGTCACAGCTAATAACAAATgctgattattaaaaatactaatcatctctaataaaaatactaatcaTTAAAAGAACTAATCatagctaataaaaaatacttatgattaaaataactaatcaacgttagtaaaaattactagccatactaattattaaaagtacTCATCAccgttagtaaaaattactagcTATACAAATTAGTATCTATACAAATTAGTAAAAGTACTAATCATcgctaataaaaatactaattattaaaagtacTAATTAccgttaataaaaattactaacaaTACTAGTGATTAAAAGTACTAACCAtcgttagtaaaaaaataccaatagaataaaattaccaatcacgagtatcattaaaaatactaattataataatcattaaaaatactaatcaTGGTTATCAGGACAAATACTAATTAAAAGAACTAGTCACAGCTAATAACAAATgctgattattaaaaatactaatcatctctaataaaaatactaatcaTTAAAAGAACTAATCatagctaataaaaaatacttatgattaaaataactaatcaacgttagtaaaaattactagccatactaattattaaaagtacTCATCAccgttagtaaaaattactagcTATACAAATTACTAGCTATACAAATTAGTAAAAGTACTAATCATcgctaataaaaatactaattattaaaagtacTAATTAccgttaataaaaattactaacaaTACTAGTGATTAAAAGTACTAACCAtcgttagtaaaaaaataccaatagaataaaattaccaatcacgagtatcattaaaaatactaattataataatcattaaaaatactaatcaTGGTTATCAGGACAAATACTAATTGTACTGATCCtgaaaaatactaataatctaaacaattaaaactactaataaaaataaaatatattgatcATCATAATcaccaaaaatactaataataaatcaataaatatatcaagttACCTCTCTGATAAAGAAATCTAGCAGTTTCTAACCCAATCCCAGAGGTCGCTCCAgtcaaaacaattattttat
The DNA window shown above is from Microplitis mediator isolate UGA2020A chromosome 1, iyMicMedi2.1, whole genome shotgun sequence and carries:
- the LOC130665028 gene encoding retinol dehydrogenase 12-like yields the protein MKLFVVNFLGIMIIAANLAGWSEGIFLNDYCEDFKIDKNIDLSDKIIVLTGATSGIGLETARFLYQRGAKVIIPSRNITKAQRAVEDIKKSNNPTADLIIYQLDLNNFESVRNCAEKIVNDYEKIDILINNAGIVVDKFMKSIDGYETHLQTNYLSPFLFTLLLLPALAKSNEARIINLTSLSHYIGVINFDDLNTENPFSTVFAYSQSKLSISLFTQELTRKLQKNNLTNIHVYDVDPSLVKTELLDKFFPSSLTALIEPILKNNKQGAGTTIYCATSPLVAHQTGLYYINCDVTTPALRAMSPSLAEKLWNKTIELINYSSPLLSLK